The genomic interval TCGCCGATAGGCGCGCAGCATGCATCCCCAGTCGGTCATATGGACGCCGGTGATCTTCCGCGTCATCGCATTGACGATGCGCGACGGGATCATCCGGAAGAGGGAGTCGCGCCGCATGACCCGGACCGTCCCCACGACCTCGTAGTTCCCTTCCTCCATCACACGAACCAGCCCCGGGATCTCATCGGGGGGGTTCTGCAGGTCGGCATCGAGCGTCACGACAACCGATCCCCTGACGACCGAGAACCCCGACATGATCGCCGAGTGCTGCCCGTAATTCCGAGTCAGTTCGAGCACCCGGACCCCGTTTCGCCCCACGAAAGATTTCAGGATCAACAGGGATCGATCCCGGCTCCCGTCGTCGATGAAGATGACCTCGTAGGGGCGCCCCAACGGGCGAAGGACCGTCTCGAGGCGGTCCATGAGGAGGGGAAGGTTCTTCTCCTCGTTGTAGACGGGGATGACGACCGAGATCACGTCCGGGTCCCCGAAAGGATCTCCCGGATCGCCGCGCAGACGTAGTGCACGTCGTCGTCGGCCATGCCGGGGAAGAGGGGGAGCGAAAGGATCCGGGCCCCCGCCCGTTCGCACGCGGGAAGATCCCCTTCCTTTGTACCGAACCGCTGGCGCACGTAGGCGAGCAGGTGACAGGGGGGGAAGTGGAGGCCGACGCCGATATTGCGGTCCGCGAGCCGCCCGATGAAGGCGTCGCGGTCCATCGACGTCACCTTCACGACGAACAGGTGCCAGGAATGCTCGTGCGGGTAGGGGGGCGGCTCCGGCAGGTCGATGCCCGGTACGCCGCGCAGTCCTTCGCGATATCGGCCGGCGAGGACCGCACGCCGGTCGTTCATCCGCTTCACCTTCCCCATCTGGACGACGCCGATGGCCGCCTGCAGGTCGGTGAGATTGTACTTGTAGCCGGGATCGCGGATGTCGTAGTGCGGCGTGCCCCCCTTCCCATACCGTTTCCAGGCGTCCCGCTCGATACCGTGGAACCGGAGCAGGCGGAGCTTTTTCGCCAATTCCCCGTCGTAGCAGGTCACCATGCCGCCTTCGCCGGTGGTGATGTTCTTGATCGGGTGGAACGAATAGATCGCGATGTTGCCGTGTCCTCCGGCGGGCTTCCCCCGGTAGGAAGTGCCCACGGCGTGGGCGGCGTCCTCGATCACGGGAACGCCCGCCCGGTCGGCGGCAGCGCGGATGAGGTCGATGTCGCACGGGGCCCCGGCAAAGTGCACGGGGATGATCGCCCGCGTCCGCTTCGTGATCGCGCGCTCCACTCCCTCGGGCAGGACCTGGAGGGTCCCGTAGTCGTTTTCTGCGAAGACCGGCCGCGCTCCGCGCAGGGCGATCTGGTTCACCGTGGAGGCGAACGTCATCGAGGGGGTCACGATCTCGTCCCCCTCGCCCACCCCCAGCGCGGCAAGCACGATGTGCAGTCCCGCGGTGGCCGAAGAAACCGCCACGGCGTGCGGGGCCCCGGTCAGTGACCGGAACAGCTCCTCGAGCTCGGCGACCTTCGGCCCGCTGGTGATCCACCCGGAGCGAAGGGACGCCGCAACCGCCTCGATCTCCTCGCCGTCGAGCCCCGGACGGGAAAGGGGAAGAAAATCTTTCCGGATCTCCAAAAGGGCGGCCTCGCGCGTCTTCTGTCCCGTCACGGGCGATTCACAATGAGGATACCTTCATCGGACCGGTAGAGCAACCGGTGAGCGGGGAACTTCTCCCGGATGAGCGGCAGGGCGTCGCGCTTGAACACGCAGAAGACCCGCGACCCGGACGCCCAGAGCCGCTGGAACCCGGCGCCGTTCAGGAAGTAGTCCGCCCGGTCCTTTGCCCGCGAAGCCCCGAACTTCAGCTCTCCCACCTCGTCGACCAGGACCGTCCGGCGCTTCGTGTAGAACGGAATACCCTGTTTGTACGTGCCGTACTGGGCAACGACGTCCCCCGGCCGCAGGGAGGAGGAGAGGACCTGCGAAAGCGCCTTCACCGACTTGTATCCCCCCACGTAGAAGGCCGCGGGACGGTTCAGGGAGATGAAAAAGAGCGCCAGGAGGAGGAAGGAGAGAAGGACCACCCGCTCGGCCCCAAGCCTTCGGAGAAAGAGCGGAACCGCCCCCCAGGCAAGGATCAGGAGAATCGGGAGGGCCGTGGCGAGCGCCCACACGGAGGGGTCGACCGGATGCCGCGAGAGGGATGGGATCCAGAAGATCGCGGCGGCGATCAGCGCCGCCAGCGCCAGCGGGGTCCGGCAGCGAATCGCGCCATCCTCCCCGTCGACCCACAGGTCCAATCCCCTCCCGAACAGCACGGCCAGCGGCGGGAAGATCGGCGCCAAGTAGGTCGGCAACTTCGACTGGGAAACGGAAAAGAAAAGGAAGATGAAGAGGACCCAGCAAAGCAGGAAGACCAGAGCCTCGCGGGGGAGGTATTTCTCCGCCGAAGCGCGCGCAGCGAGCGCCACCCGACGCAGGAAGGCGATCCAGGGGACGAACCCACCGATGACGACCGGGAGGAAGAACCAGAATGGTTCGAAGTGGCGATGCATCCCGGTCGTGTACCGGAGAAAATGCTCCTGCACGAAGAAGAACCGGAGGAAGTCGGGATTCCGCATCTGGACGAGGAGCACCCACGGCAGCGCAATGGCAAAAAAGAGGAGGAACCCGGGAAGAGAGACGGCGCGGAAAATCTCCCGGTGCCGCAGGGAGAAGACCAGCCAGCAGAGCAGGATCGCCGCGGGGAACATCAATCCCACGAGTCCCTTGGCGAGAAACGCGAGCCCCGCCGCCGCGTACGAGAGGTGGAGAAACCACCGGCTCTCCCGTTTCCCGGAAAGGTAGAGATAGGCGGGGAAGATCGCGAGGACGAGCACCACCGCGAGCGTCATGTCGGGCGTGTTGAGCCGCCCGACGACGTAGTAATAAACGGAGGTGGAGAGGACGATGGAGGAGAAAAGGCCGGTGCGCGGGCCGGAGAGCGCGGACCCCATCCAGTAGGTCAGCAGGATTCCCATCACGGAGACGAGGGCCGTGAAGGAGCGGGCCGCGAATTCGTTCTCGCCGAGAAGACGCAGCGAAAGCGCGTTTCCCCAGTAGAAGAGCGGCGGCTTTTCCAGGTAGACGACACCGTTCAGATGCGGGGTAACGAAATCTCCCGTGGCCAGCATCTCGCGGGGGATCTCTGCGTACCTGCCTTCGTCGGGCTCCAGGAGGGGCATCGTCCCGAGCGCCGAGAAGTAGAAGAGAAAGAAGGCCGCGAAAAGGAGAAGGAGCGTCCGCCGGTTCATCCTCTCAATCCCCCTGAAACCGCGGTTCCATGGGGGGGGATTATACCCCAATGAGGTGGTTTCGGGAGGCTCTGGTATAATACGCACATCACGCTTTCCCTGACAGGGAGGAAAGGAGTGCGCGGTGCATCACACCACCCCCCGGGTTCTTCTCCTTATGGGATTCGCAGTGCTCTTTCTGTCCTTCGTTGCCGGTTCGGGAACCGCCCAGGAGAAAGCGGCATCGCCCGCAAACCTCCATGCGTCGCCGATCTTCGGTGTTACGGTCCCGGAGGGATACCGGAGCTGGCAGCTCATCGCCATCTCCCACCGCACCGACAACAAGGACGAGCTCCGGGCCGTCCTGGGCAACAACATCGTCATGAAGGCATTCCGCGAGAACACGCTCCCCTTCCCCGACGGGTCGGTGATCGCGAAGCTGGCGTGGAAGCGCGAGCCGATGAAGGAGTTCGCGGGAGCCTGGATGCCGGGAGTCGCCCCGCGGATCGAGTTCATGGCCAAGGACTCCAGGAAGTACGCCTCTACCGGCGGATGGGGGTTCGGACGCTTCATCGACGGGAAACCGGCGGACGAGGCGACGCACAAGACTTGTTTTCCGTGCCACCTGGTCAACGTGAAGGACCACGACTTCGTCTTTACCCGGTACGCCCCGTGAGAGGACGCCGGGGCCGATGAACTACAAGGCCGGGACGATCGGGAAGATCCTGCTGGCGCGGTTCGACCACGGCGAGCCGGTCGTCCCTGGGCTCGTCGATCTGTGCAGGAAGGAGAACGTCCTTTCGGGGTGGTTCTTCCTTTTCGGGGCGATTGCTGCGGGAAGGATGGTCACCGGTCCACGGGAGGCCTGCCTGCCCCCGGAGCCCGTCTGGACGGAGTTCGCGAAACCGCACGAAATCGTCGGAATGGGAAGCGTCGCGGAAAAGGAAGGCGCCCCTGCCATCCACCTCCATGCCTCGCTCGGCAGGGGGAAGGAGGTCCTGACCGGCTGCATCCGGAAGGAAGGGGAGGTTTTCCTCGTCGTGGAGGCCCTGATCCTCCAGATCGCCGGCGTGTCGGCCTCCCGAAAGCCGGACCAGCCTTCCGGGCTGGAGCTGCTCTCCGTTGAGTAACTTCTCCGTGAAACCGCTTCGCAGCGGGAGTTCGGGGAACCTCACGCTGGTGGAGCACGCCGGCACGACGATCCTGGTGGACGCAGGTCTCTCCTCCCAGAGGGGACTCGTTTCCGCGCTCTCCGAGGCGGGATCCCACTGGGACGACATCGACGCGGTACTGGTGTCCCACCTCCACGCGGATCACATCCACCCCTCCGCGGTCGCCTGCTGCGCGCGTCACGAAGTGCCCATCCTCCTCCACGAGAAGAACCTGCGGGCGTTCTCGCGCCGGGTTCTTTCGCGGTCATCGATGTCCGGGCCGCTGCGGACGTTCGGGGCGGAGCCGTTCTCCGTCGGGAGCATCGGGGTCGTGCCGTTCGCCGTCCCCCACGACGCGGAGGGCCTCACCTGCGGATTCCGCATCGAAGCCCTCGCCGGGGACCGCGAAGCCCGCGTCTCCATGGCAACCGACCTGGGAAGCGGCGGAAACGGTCTCTACGAGCGGTTCGTCGACAGCGACCTCATCCTGATCGAATCGAACTACGACCCCGTGATGCTCACGAACAGCCACCGCAACCATTACGACCGGGCGCGGGTCGATTCCGACGTGGGCCACCTCTCCAACGAACAGGCCGGGAAGTTCCTCGTGAGGGTGATGCAGGAGAGCCGGAAGCTGCCGCGGGCGGTGGTTCTCTGCCATCTGAGCGCCGATCACAACACCCCTTCGCGGGCCATCGGGACGGTCCGGGGAATCCTCTCCCGCTACGGTTTCGGGGATATCCCGGTGCACGCGGCACGCCGGGACCGCCCCTCTCCCCGCTTTTTCGCGATGGAGGCGGGGAAACGATGAATGTACCCACCACCTCGAGCGTCAAAGATCACGGGAGGTTTCCCATGCGGAAAAGCTTATGTGCGGCCGTCGCCGTCGCTTTCCTTGCGGCGGTTCTTTATGGATGCGCCCAGACGGCCCAGTCCGTCCGGGAGAACCCGAGCACCACGATCGGAGCGGGAACCGGGGTCGTGGGCGGCGCCGTCGTGGGCGGGATCATCGGCGGGAAGCGAGGCGCGGTCATCGGCGGCCTCCTCGGGGGCTTGACGGGGGGCGCGATCGGCCACTACATGGACCAGAAGGAAAAGACCCTCCCGCAGACCAGCAGGGAGTATGGATATACTCCGGCGCAGGGGACGAGGCTCAAGATCGAAACCGTCCGTTCCCGTCCCGCCGTCCTCGTTCCAGGGGAGACGGTCAACATCGACCTGACCTACGCTGTCCTCACCCCGTCGGCCGACCAGCAGGTCCTCGTCAGGGAGACGAGGGAAATCCTCGTGAACGGCACCTCCGTGGGGAAGACGGAGATCAAGATCGAACGCGAAGGGGGGACGTGGAAGAGCATCGTCCCCATCATCCTGCCCGCCGACGCCCCGGCGGGGAAATACCGGGTCATCGCTTCGGTCGAGAGCGCCGGCGGCGGCAAGGACGTCGAGGAGACGAATTTCAAGGTACAGCGGTGAGAATCCCGCGCCCGATGAAGGAGTGTCCCTCCGGTACTTTTCCGATAGAATAGTCGCCTATGGTCGGAACGCTCCGGAAACAGGATATCGAACTCCTCGCAGACGCCAGACACTGGGACCCTTTCTCCGTCCTGGGCCCCCACGTGGTCGACATCAACCAGAGGAAGGCAGTGGCGATAAGGGCAGTCCTCCCCCTTGCCTCCCACGCATACGTGGTGACCTTTAAGGAGGGGAAGAAGAGGCGCACGGAGATGGAGCGCCTCCACCCCGACGGCGTATTCGAAGCGGTCTTCCCCCGCATCCGCGAGTTCTTCCCCTACCGGATCGAGATCGTCGATTACGAGGGGCACCGCTGGCAGCAGGACGACCCCTACGCCTTCGGCTGCGTCCTCACCGATTTCGACATCCACCTCCTGCACGAAGGGACCCACCTCGACCAGTACGCGCGGCTCGGGAGCCACCTGGCCCGCGTGAGCGAAGTGAACGGTGTCACCTTCGCCGTCTGGGCGCCCAACGCCGAGCGCGTCTCCGTCGTCGGGAACTTCAATCATTGGGATGGCCGTACGCACCCGATGCGCAGCCGGGGCGAGAGCGGCATCTGGGAGATCTTCATCCCGGGCCTGACGGAGGGCGAGATCTACAAGTTCGAGATCCGCACCCGCGAGGCCGGAGCGCTGTTCACGAAGTCCGACCCGTTCGCCTTCCGCTTTGAGCCGCCCCCCCGCACGGGATCGATCGTCTGCAGCATCGACGGATATGCCTGGGGGGATGCGGACTGGATGGCAGCCCGCGCCTCGCGGAATCCCCTTGAGGCTCCGATGGCCACTTACGAGGTGCACCTGGGCTCGTGGAAGCGGAAGCCGGAGGAGGGAAACCGTTACCTCACCTATCTCGAGCTCGCGGACGAGCTCGTCCCCTACGTCCGCGACATGGGCTACACCCACATCGAGCTGCTTCCCGTCTCGGAGCATCCTTTCGACGGCTCCTGGGGGTACCAGACGCTGGGATACTTCGCTCCCACCGCCCGGTTCGGCAACCCCGCGGACTTCATGGCGTTCGTGGACCGCTGCCACCAGGAGGGAATCGGCGTGATCCTCGACTGGGTGCCCGCCCATTTCCCGAAGGACGGGCACGGGCTGAACTACTTCGACGGCAGCCATCTGTACGAACACGCCGACCCTCGGAAAGGGGAACACCACGACTGGGGGACCCTGGTCTTCAACTACGGCCGGCGCGAGGTGGCGAATTTTCTCCTGTCCAACGCCCTTTTCTGGCTGGAGAAGTACCACATCGACGGCCTGAGGGTGGACGCGGTGGCCTCCATGATCTACCTCGACTATTCCCGGAACCCCGGGGATTGGATCCCCAACGAATTCGGGGGCCGGGAGAACCTGGAGGCGATTGCATTCCTCAAGCGGATGAACGAGCTCGTCCACGCGAAGCACCCGGGAGCGATCACGCTCGCGGAAGAGTCCACTGCCTGGCCGATGGTGTCGCGCCCGGTGTACCTGGGCGGCCTCGGATTCACCTTCAAGTGGAATATGGGATGGATGCACGACATGCTGGGGTTCATCGAGAAGGAGCCGATCTACCGCAAGTTCCACTTCGGCACGCTGACCTTCTCTCTCCTCTATGCCTTCCACGAAAATTTCGTCCTCCCCTTCTCGCACGACGAGGTCGTCCACCAGAAGCGTGCCTTGCTGGACAAAATGCCGGGCGACCTGTGGCAGAAGTTCGCGAACCTGCGGCTCCTGTACGCCTACATGTACGCGCACCCCGGGAAGAAGCTGTTGTTCATGGGCTGCGAGTTCGGCCAGTGGGAGGAGTGGAACCACGACGTGTCGCTTTCGTGGCATCTCCTTCAGTGGGACTCCCACCGGGGGCTCCAGACGATGGTGCGGGATCTCAACCGTATCTACAAGGCCTCCCCCGCCCTGCACGAAGTCGATTTCCGCCCCGAGGGGTTCGAGTGGATCGGCTTCCGTGATGTCGACCACAGCATCGTCTCCTTCCTGCGCCGGGCGAAAACCCCGGACGATTTTCTGGTGTGCGCCTTCAACTTCACACCCGTCCTCCGGAAGGATTACCGGGTGGGTGTCCCCGCTCCGGGACTCTACCGGGCGGTGTTCAACAGCGATTCCGAATTTTACGGGGGGAGCAACGCGGACGGCGTCGACGCCACACCGGCGGAGGACGTCTCGTGGAACGGCCGCCCCTGGTCGGTGAAACTCTCCCTTCCCCCGCTGGGCGCCCTGTTCCTGCGACGTTCGGAGTAACCCCGATGCGAACGGTCCTCCCTCCTGCGCCCCCGGGGGGCGCTCCCCCGCGCCCTCCTGCGCCCCCCCGCGTTCCCCCATCCGCGCTGGCGGCCACCTTCCAGGCGATGCGCCACCGGAACTTCCGGCTCTGGTTCTTCGGCCAGCTCACCTCGCTCGTGGGCACCTGGATGCAGACGATCGCCCAGAACTGGCTGGTGTACCAGCTGACCGGCTCGGCGCGGGATCTGGGACTCGTGAACTTCGTGGGCGCCATCCCCCTGGTGCCCCTCACGCTCTACGCCGGCGCGATCGCCGACCGGTTCTCGAAGCGGAAGATCATCTTCGCCATGCAGGCCGCCATGATGGTCCAGGCGTTTCTCCTCTTCGCCCTGTGCTGGGCAGGCGTGGTGCAGGTGTGGCACGTTATGGCGCTCGCTTTTCTGCTCGGAGCGGCGCAGGCCCTCGACACCCCGGCACGGCAGGCCTTCGTCGTCGAGCTGGTGGGGAAGGAGGACCTGTCCAACGCGATCGCGCTCAACTCCGGGATCTTCCACGGAGCACGGGTGATCGGGCCGGCGGTGGCGGGGATTCTCGTGGCCTACGTCGGCGTTTCCGGAGCTTTTTTCCTGAACGGGGCGAGCTTCCTGGCCGTCCTCGGCGGGCTCTTCCTGATGGACGCCTCCCTCATCCGCCGCGCGCGAGCGGACGGGAAGGTCGGGGACGACCTGCTCGGGGGGGCCCGGTACATCCGGGATTACCGTGCGCCGAAGGCGATCGTCCTCCTCGTCTCCTTCTCGGCGCTGCTGGCGATGCCGTACCACGTTCTGGTCCCCGTATTCGCCAAGGAAATCCTGGGCGGGGGGGCTGGCACCTACGGGATTTTGATGTCCGCGGCGGGGGTGGGCGCCGTGCTCGGCTCCCTGTTTTCCGCATCCGGGTGGGCGGTGCGGCGGAAAGGCATGGCACTGACGGCGGGAAGCCTGTCGTTCCCCCTGTTTCTGTTTGCCTTCGCGTTTTCCCGCGATTATGCTCTGTCCGTTGGCCTGCTCACCGCGATCGGGTTCGCCTTCGTCCTGCAGAACGCGCCGGCGAACTCCCTGCTCCAGACGATCGTGCCGGACCACCTCCGCGGGAGGGTGATGGCCATTTACGTCTCCCTTTTCCTGGGGCTGATGCGGATCGGAGGCCTTCTCCTGGGGCTGCTTGCGGACTCTACCTCTACGACCGCAGCGCTGGCCACAGCGGCCGTCGCGAGCCTCGCCGGGGGGGCGGCGATCTGCGCGAAATTTCCGGAGCTGCGGAAAATGGAATGAGCGCTCCGCTCGCATACCCGGTACCGGCTGCGCCCCCCTCCTGCGGCGGCTCCGCCGGAGACCCCCCTGCCGCTGGAAGAAAGCCGCAATCGACGGGGTCGGCTTTCCGCGGCACGGGACTTCCGGTCGGTATAATAATTTACCGTAACTATTTCGCGAGGTGATCGCATGAGGAAGCGCTTTCGATTCGGCTCCGTCCTGCTGCTCGCAGGGCTGCTGTGGGCTTCGGCTGCCTTCGGGTGGTCGTTCGGGGTGTGCGGGGACAGCCGGGACGACCGGTACGGGGTCTTCCCCCGCATCCTGGCGGCGGTCCGGGATTCCGACATGGAGTTCCTCCTGCACACGGGAGACCTCGAGCGTCCGGGCGGGACGAAGTCGTGGGAGGCGTTCAAGGCGAAAGCGGCGGATTTCCCGAAGCCGCTGTACGTCGTGATCGGTAACCACGAACTGCGGGAGGGGACCCGCGAGGAGTTCGCGCGCTTTTTCGAACTGCGCTCCTCTTCTTACGGTTTCACGCACAAGGACGTGCGGTTCCTCGTCCTCGACAACGCGGACGGGGCCCTGCCCGACTCCCTCCTCGACTGGCTGAACCGGGAACTGGCCGCCCACCCCAAGGGAAAAAACGGGATCGCCCGGATCGTGGTGGCGATGCACATCCCGCCGCAGACGGACAGCATTTTCCCCCACCGCACGACAAGCGGCTACGGTGAGCAGAGCTTGAATCTCCTCAAGATCCTTCTGCGTCACGGGGTGGACCTGATCCTTTGCGGCCACGAGCACATGCAGATGGTGGAGGACTGGAACGGTATCAAGGTGATCGTCTCCGGCGGCGCCGGCGCCCCCCTCGTCCCCTTCCAGAAGTACGGCTTCTACCGGATCGATGTGAAGACCGACGGCATCCAGGAGACCTTCCTCCAGATACCGAAGACCGCTCCTTCATCACCCGGAAAATAACCCGGTCTTCCTGGGCAACCTCCGCAGGAGGGTGCGATTCCCTCCAGGGACGCAGCCGGGCGTAAAAAAAGGGCGCCGGATCGTTCTCCGGCGTCCTTCGTCTACGGGCGGATCTTTTGTTTCCGGCCTTACGCCCCGGGGGCGGGCAGGCCTCCCGTCGTCTCTCCGTTCAACCCCTTCCCTTCCTCCCTCATTTCCTTCCAGGGCGGCAGGATTTTCAGGAGGACGGCCAGGATGACCAGCGGCAGCAGGAGCAGAACGAAGGCGTAGAGGAGCCCCTCGAGCCCCCCGAACTCCATCTTGTAGGTGGTAAGGCCTCGAAAGCTCTTCGAGAACATCTGTCCGCCGATGACCACGTTCCACCGCGTGGAGAAGATGCCGAACTGGATCAGGAGCACGGAGATGAAGTAGAACATCTTCCGCAGGTCCTCGTTCAGGGAGAACCGCTTCTTGAAGATCTTGGTGATGCTGATGATGCCCAGGGGCAGGAGCATCCCGAGCATGACCTGGATGACGACCAGGCTCATGAAGAGCTTGCTCATGACCATCTCGGAGAGGATCTTGATCTCCTCCTCGCTCTGGTAGATGCGGTGGATGAAGTCGACGAACTCGAGGGAGAAGTCGACGATGACGGCGTAGAAGAGGAAGTCGACCGCCTTGTCGACGCACTTCATGTTGATCTTTCCGCCGGTCAGGGGGGTGATGACCATATAGAAGAAGATGACGAGGGCGACCCCCGACACGATCGCGGAGAACAGGAACACGATCGGGATCAGCACGCTGCTCCACCAGGGGTTCGCCTTGACGGAGCCGAAGATGAACCCGACGTAGCCGTGCAGGAGGAACGCCGAGGGGATCCCGACGATGGTGATCGTCTTGAGCGCCTTGGAGTCGAAGGCCAGCGCCCCCTCGCTCTTGTCCGTGGAGAAGAGGGCGAGCCCCTTGTGGATCCACTTCATCGCGCCGGTCTCTCCTTCCGCCCAGTGGATCAGGT from Deltaproteobacteria bacterium RBG_16_64_85 carries:
- a CDS encoding polysulfide reductase, whose translation is MTNELYKSLYELLPQITGFIYPNEIEIHWGILVVVYPYLTGIVAGAFILASLVKVFNVKEVQPLYRLSLLTALSYLLVAPLPLLSHLGHPERSFEIFLTPQTSSAMAMFGFVYAWYLMAVLLLEIWFVYRTDLIHWAEGETGAMKWIHKGLALFSTDKSEGALAFDSKALKTITIVGIPSAFLLHGYVGFIFGSVKANPWWSSVLIPIVFLFSAIVSGVALVIFFYMVITPLTGGKINMKCVDKAVDFLFYAVIVDFSLEFVDFIHRIYQSEEEIKILSEMVMSKLFMSLVVIQVMLGMLLPLGIISITKIFKKRFSLNEDLRKMFYFISVLLIQFGIFSTRWNVVIGGQMFSKSFRGLTTYKMEFGGLEGLLYAFVLLLLPLVILAVLLKILPPWKEMREEGKGLNGETTGGLPAPGA
- a CDS encoding 1,4-alpha-glucan branching enzyme, with the protein product MVGTLRKQDIELLADARHWDPFSVLGPHVVDINQRKAVAIRAVLPLASHAYVVTFKEGKKRRTEMERLHPDGVFEAVFPRIREFFPYRIEIVDYEGHRWQQDDPYAFGCVLTDFDIHLLHEGTHLDQYARLGSHLARVSEVNGVTFAVWAPNAERVSVVGNFNHWDGRTHPMRSRGESGIWEIFIPGLTEGEIYKFEIRTREAGALFTKSDPFAFRFEPPPRTGSIVCSIDGYAWGDADWMAARASRNPLEAPMATYEVHLGSWKRKPEEGNRYLTYLELADELVPYVRDMGYTHIELLPVSEHPFDGSWGYQTLGYFAPTARFGNPADFMAFVDRCHQEGIGVILDWVPAHFPKDGHGLNYFDGSHLYEHADPRKGEHHDWGTLVFNYGRREVANFLLSNALFWLEKYHIDGLRVDAVASMIYLDYSRNPGDWIPNEFGGRENLEAIAFLKRMNELVHAKHPGAITLAEESTAWPMVSRPVYLGGLGFTFKWNMGWMHDMLGFIEKEPIYRKFHFGTLTFSLLYAFHENFVLPFSHDEVVHQKRALLDKMPGDLWQKFANLRLLYAYMYAHPGKKLLFMGCEFGQWEEWNHDVSLSWHLLQWDSHRGLQTMVRDLNRIYKASPALHEVDFRPEGFEWIGFRDVDHSIVSFLRRAKTPDDFLVCAFNFTPVLRKDYRVGVPAPGLYRAVFNSDSEFYGGSNADGVDATPAEDVSWNGRPWSVKLSLPPLGALFLRRSE